DNA from Odocoileus virginianus isolate 20LAN1187 ecotype Illinois chromosome 25, Ovbor_1.2, whole genome shotgun sequence:
TCCCCATTTtaaattctgctttatttttttttatgataaacATTTGATGAACACTTGATTGGAACTCCCCGTCTCTTTtaataagatatataaatatcttaAAGAATTTATTAAGTACTGAAATCTTGTCATTAAAATAATACGGTAGTTATGAACGCAAACAAAATTGAACTCTACATAGTTTTATGTTGTTTTCAAGTAGGAAAACACATATTTAGTATTGGAtctaaatatttctctttaacaTTTTCATCAGTGAATTTatgactttcttatttctcaggCTGTAGATAATTGGATTTAAGAAAGGAATTATGACAGTGTAAAATAGAGAATCCATCATATCTTGATCATCTGCTCGTGTGGATCCAGGGAGCACATACATGAAAAGAAGAGCCCCATAGTATAAGGAGACAGATAGGAGGTGGGCaccacaggtggagaaggccttcCTTATGCCTTGTGCAGACTTCTTCCTTAAAATCGTAAAGAGAACTAGTGTATAAGAGACAAGAATAATAAGAATGGTGAACACCTGTATTGaaccagagaaaataaatatcaccaGAACATTAATAGAAGGATCAGTACAAGAAATTTTAAACAATGGCATGATGTCACAATAAAATTGATGTATTATGTTAGAATTACAAAAGGTTAATCTGAATAAAAAACATGTATGAAGTAAGGCATGAAGAAGGCCACCTATAAGTGATGAAATTAACATCCGCATGCACAGTCTGTTAGTCATAATCACCGGATAAAGTAACGGATTGCATATGGCTACATAACGATCATATGACATTGTTGCCAGCAGAAGACATTCTGTGGTTGCACTGACTCCAAAGGAAAAGAATTGCACTATGCATTCAGAGAAAGATATCCTCTTGTTCTTGGTGAAGATGTTGACTAGCATCTTGGGGACCACTGTGGAGGATAACCAAGTATCCACACAGGCTAAACTCCCAAGGAataagtacatgggggtgtgaagGTGAGGGTCATTCCAGATGATGGCAATCAAACCAAGGTTCCCCATGATAGTGAAGATATATATAACTAAGAAGAGCACAGACAGAGGGATTTGCCACTCTGGTTGATATGTGAGTCCCGTGAGAACAAACTCTGTCAGCTCTGTTGcgttttttctttccatatcctTAATAGAAGGCCTCTGAAATCAAATATAGTAAATGTAAAAAGGACAGTCATCaatcatttaagaaagaaaatttggtgaaaataattgaaataaaaccaTACACTAGcctgaatgccttttattttatttactcttctaaaatacatgaaaagtatttagaaaattattGGATTAGAAAAATGCAACTATTTTATTTCAGAGGTTTAGAAGAGAAGACATTAGACATTATGCATCAAAAGTAAAgatgtggggcttccctagtgatccaggtGTTAAGAATTAAGAatgtgccttgcaatgcaggggacatgggtttgatccgtggtccaggaagaccccacatgccattcGTCACAACATTCGTCACAACATTCGTTCAGCCCATTcgtcacaactcctgagcccttgtgccacagctactgaagtctgcaggccctagagcctgtgctctggaacaagagaagccagtgccacgagaagcctgcacaccacagtgagaaggagcccccgctcaccacaactagataAAGCCTGCatacagcaaagaagacccagtgcagccaaaaacaaacaaacaagtaaagATGTTAGAAGACCCTGGattataaaatgatttgaaaGCCATGTGAAgatcttaaattttattcttcaagGAATAGACAGACATTGAAAATTTTTTAGATGTGGAGTGTcttcacctgttttttttttttttttaaataagtatttgaATGTAGAAAATAGGCTGCAGGGTTAAGACCCTGGTGTCATAAATATTGATCAGTAAACTGGAACTTTTATGCAGGGATTTCCATACCATATTACATAACAGAATTGTCTGGGGGAGTTTTGGTACAAAATATAGGTTCTGAAGTATTACTGTAGAAATTGATTCAGTAGGTCATAGATTACTGCtagtaatatgtattttataaatgctTCCCAAGTGATTAAAACATTTGTGAAGTTTTTATTCCATGTGTGATATGACATTGAAAATTTTGAGGAAGGCAGATAAATCTAAATAAATCAGATTGTACAGTCACCATTAGATGTGAAGAGTTATCAGTAAAGGTAAAACAGTCAGTTGGTGTCTGGTTAGATGACCATCAAAAATTAAGATTGAAAACTCAGATACAATGGCCAATTTTTGCTAAGAACATCCTCTGAACATTGAAGTGACATAAACCTAGCAGTATGGCTCTCCAAGAGcttaatagaaataataactcGGGAATCACTGAGGTGGCAGAAAACACACTTTGTATGACTTATCCAGTGGACAGCATGCATAAGgtaaaaagaaggaagtaaatGTGAGGGAGTTAAATTAAAATGGATTTTCATCACATCATCTAATCCTGTTTTCTGCCACATGATTCTTGAGGGTAGACAAAAACTGTCATTCACTTTAGAAGTCAAAATTCTGAAAATTGACTTTCCCCTTGAATTTAGAGTGAGGGAACTAGATCTAGGGTTAAATTAAATTAGATCTAGAGTTAACTAAATctagaattaaattaaaatggaaataaatgtgaGGGAGTTAAATTAAAATGGATTTTATCACATCATCTGATCCTCTTTTCTGCCACATGATTCTTGATGGTAGGCAGAAACTGTCATTCACTTTAGAAGCCAAAATTCTGAAAATGGACTTCCCCCGTGAATTTAGAGTGAGGGAACTAGATCTGGAGTTAGccactcaaactaccacacagttccactcatttcatatgctagcaaagtaatgctcaaaattctccaagctaggcttcaacaatacctgaaccgagaactttcagatattcaagctggatttagaaaaggcagagatcaaattgccaacatccgttgggtcatagaaaaagcaagagacttccagaagaatgtctatttctgcttcattgactacactaaagcctttgaatgtgtagatcacaacaaactgtggaaaattcaaaagagaaataccagactaccttacctgccttctgcgaaacctgtatgcaggtcgagaagcaacagttagaaccggtcatggaacaacagactggtcccaaattgggaaaggagtatgtcaaggctatgtcAAGAGTATGTCAATTATGTctccctacttatttaacttatatgcagagtacatcatgcgaaatgctgggttggaggaagcacaagctggaattaagattgctgggagaaatatcagtaacctcagatatgcagagggcaacacccttatggcagaaagtgaagaggaactaaagaacctcttgatgaaagtgaaagaggagaatggaaaaagctgttttaaaacaacattcaaaaagcaaagatcatggcatctgatcccatcacttcatggcaaatagatggggaaacagtggaaacagtgagagactttattttcttgggctccaaaatcactgcagacagtgactgcagccatgaaattaaaagaagcttgctccttggaagaaaagctatgacaaacctaaataacatattaaaaagcagagacattactttgccgacaaaggtcagtctagtcaaagctatggtttttcctgtagtcatgtatggatgtgagagctggactataaagaaagctgagggttgaagaattgatgcttttgaactgtgatgttggggaagactcttgagagtcccttggactgcaaggagatccaaccagtccatcctaaagaaaatcattcccgaatactcattgaaaagaatgatgctgaagctaaaactcgaatactttggccacctgatgcgaagaactgacacattggaaaagaccctgatgctgggaaggattgaagataggaggagaagggatgacagaggatgagatggtttgatggcatcaccgacacaatggacatgcatttgagcaagctctgggagttggtgatggacaaggaagcctggtgtgctgcgattcgtggggtcgcaaagagtcggacacgactgagtgactgaactgaactgaaatcaaacCTACCTACACTAGATTTGTGATATGAAAAGGTGAGAAAGAGGTCAAATGTGAACAAAAGAGATTTTTGGTTGCAAATCAGCCAAGTACACAGTATCACAACACCAAAATTCATCCTGTTTCCACAACAGTGGCATTGTCATTGTGAGATATCTTGCAACCAGCTCACACAAAAAGGAAAGACCAGAAAAGGCTACTAACCAGAGTGATCAGGGAAGCAGGAGAGAATGGGAAGCTGAGTGTTGGGAACTTGAAGAGAGGAAAATActcaagaacaaaggaaagaacagTGCCTAAGTCAGATGAATGCTCTGGCTGGATAAGGAGTGAACAGAGATCACTGAATGCCAGGATTAGGAGATTTTTGTGGCTTCAGCAGTCCTCTGATGGGCTCAGTGGCTTTCGTGAGAGCAGTTTCCATTTGTGATAGAGTCGAGGCCAGAAATAGAAGGGAAACAAGTGGCACAGTAgtgaggaaaatgaaagagagtaTCTGAGATGTGGACAGCAGATGTGGATTTCTTGTCTTGTGGAACAACGTCGTGAAAGTTTTCAAAAGCgggagaagaggcagaggagTAAGGATAAAGCAGGAGAATGGGGAAGGGGCAGTGGAAAGGAAAcaggaagcaggaagagaagaagggaaggaacaTCAGTGTTAAGTGTAGGAAAGAAGGCAatgaagagggagagaggaggtatCAGAGGAAGGCTCAGATGAAATAAGGGGAAAAGCTAGAGGTAGGGCTTACATATTGTCttaaatctgatttttattaGAAGCTGTCAGCACggagaatcttttctttttcttttattcaaaatcccaagtttatttttctatggAATTTGTATGGAATAggaactttcattttaattttaccttATAAATTTGTATTGTTAGTAAATATACTATCACTGCCTAGTATCATTGCTATTACTGTTCTTAGAGCTGACTTTCCCTAGAGTTTCTGATGGATTTACTTGGCAGCTTTTGCTTTTCTACCAGTTTGATAGCAGAAAAATAGAGCCAAAGACTGGAATTTCATACAGGCAATATAAATAACCAGTGCCAATGATTGCAGTtattaaatgtacatttatttgGACTGGTCTTTCTTCTatgcaggactttcctggtggctcagatggtaaagtgtctgcctacaatgcaggagacccgggttcgatccctgggtcggaaagatcccatggaataggaaatggcagcccaccccagtattcttgcctggaaaatcctatggacagaggaacctggtaggctatagtccaaggggtcgcaagagtcggacatgactgaacgactttgctttcacttttcttctatgCAGTCCTAAAactaaataatcaaaatattcagCTCAATATGTGGATAATTATTAAGTCATAAAGCTGAAAAGAGCACTAGAGgaacattttttacatttttctatatatatgtttttttcagtgaaaCTATTGTCATAAGTAGGTTGCAAAGTAGAGGTTACTATTTAAGTGATTTACTATTTAAGTGACTTAAATGCAGAGAGTCTgcttaattaaatgaaataagtgtTTTGAATACAATTATCAAAAAAGTTTCTTTTACAAGAAACATTCTGACAAATTCTTAAACtgccttttaatttgtttaacAGTCTGGTAACCAAAACTTAGGCTATGGAATCAGTCcaattattttacagataattttATATCATTAAGGAATACAGTGTAGTCTTAGAGCTGTTTTGCTTATCCAGGTTTTactcacaaaaataataaaatatgcagattattcactgttttccattttcaacTGGATATTTTGATATCTTATAAACCAaatcaaaattattataaatttaataatatttcagctttctataaaaaataatgaatattataaaaatcattctCTCTCACCAATATCTGTTAAGAAATTGTGGAAATCCCTTTAGCATTCGGCTGTCTGAAGTATTCATAGAAAATAGAACTCAGGCACTGGAATTGCAATAACACAGGCAGCATCGTTTTGCACACTGATTCATTTTGGGAGCTTCATTTTCCAGGCCCAGGAAAATGTTGTTTATGTGAATGTGTTTTGAACAGAATTGTCAACCATTGCATAACTGTCTTCTTTTGCCAAAAGAGGAAggaatgatgaaataaaattcccCTGATAGTGCCCAAGGATTCCCTTTAGGACAAACTTAAGCTTTTCCACTGGGCATTATGTACTTGGACATTTATGAGGAATCCAGGGTATTCCACAGGGCATTGCAGCCTCTGAAATCACAAACATTAAGTTATGTTTACATAACACAGAGCACATTTCTGACATGTTTATGCAAACTCCAGTGTATCTGTGAATTTTGATACTCTGTCAGTATGGTCTTAATTCACTACACATGATTTTAATGACGTCAAAGTTCTAGATTCTCTTCAGAAGCCAACTGCAAGAAAATTCCCCTCCTTGTGGAACTTGTAACTCACATCCATACCCACACCTCACTCCCCACTTTACAGTGAAAACTGATGAGACGTCTTCCTAGGaagagcaagggaaaagcaaaaagaaagaccaCAGTGGTAGGTAGCCGAGATCAGTGCGCCTCAAACTTTAATTCCTGTGACTCTCCTGGTGATTTTCCTAGAATGCAGATGCTGTTTTGGTAGGTCAGAGGTGGTTCCTGACGGGCGTCATTTCTCACAGGGCGCTGTGTCTGGATGTTTGCCATCCTCAGAGACTTCCTTCATTTGCACGCCTAGCTTCTCAGAGAGTTGGCTCattacagaaacaaaggaaaatgccAAACGGAACTTGTGTGCAAAGAGAGAGGCCAAGTGGAGACAAAGTAGGCAAAAGAGGTCAGTGTGAGTGATCACAGAGGAGCTAGGGGCTGGGCGGGTACTGTGTTCTTTACCCAACTTAAAGGATGACTAATAAGGGATTTTGAACATGGTGGTCACATGTTCAGATTTGCCTTTAAATATTTACAGAGAAGTTgccattaaacatttattgagaaaaataatgACATTATTTATGTCAAAATAGGAGCgagaaaaggctggcttaaaactcaaccttcataAAACAAAGAGCATGGAATCTGGGCCCAtcttttcatggcaaatagaagggggaaaagtggaaacagttgcagattttattttcttgggctccaaaatcgctgttgatggtgactgcagccatgaaattaaaagacatttgctccttgaaaggaaaggtatgacaaacatagacagtgtattaaaaagcagagacattactttgctgacaaaggtccatatagtcaaagctaggatttttccagtagtcatgtacagatgtgagagccaggccataaagaagtctgagtgccccAGAACTCATGctttaaggagatcaaaccagtcaatcctaaaggaaaccaacgctgaatattcattggaaggactgatgctgaagctgaagctccaatactttggctgcctgaaaagactctgatgtgggaaagactgaagacaaaaggagaagagaataacagaggatgaaatggttggatgacatcaccaacttgatagacatgagtttgagcaaattttgggagatagtgaaggaaaggggaacttgatgtgctgcagtccatgggattgcaaagaattggacactactaagctactgaacaacaacaaagaagtgtCTTGGCATTGGTGCATGACGAGTAAAAGATTTTAAGGGTCCAGACTCCTTGAGGGGAGaatgttgcagcatgcaggtaGCTAGGGAAGAACAGTGAAATGGGGGCAGGAACCAGGAAATGATGCATCTTGTAAACAGCAGGAGTCCATTGACagacaaagaaaagcaggaacCTCCAGACTGACAGAAAACTGGGTGATAAGGGTCTGAGTAGCAGATGAAGAAAGGTGAGGAAAGGTGGGAATCTCTTGTAACCAAATGTAACCTTTTGTTCACTATGCTCCCATAAGCATAAAAAGATTAGCCTTACAATAAGAAGCCTCTGGATTTCTGAGGCAATATTATCCTTATCTGGGTGTATTCCTCCAGCCCATTTACCAAGTGACAGGAAGAGCTACTAGTTTTGAGTGAAGCCCAGgagagaagggacttccctggtagctcagatggtaaagcgtctgcctacagtgcaagagaccagggttcaatccctgggttgggaagatctcctggagaaggaaatggcaacccactccagtactcttgcctggaaaatcccacggatggaggatcctggtaggctaaagtccatggggtcacagagtctgacatgactgaacaacttcacttcatttcaggaGAGAAGGCTTTCCAATATATCAAGGCTAATGTAAAAGCTGTTGTGCTCATGGACCATATTCAGCACAGGCCCTGGTGCTGGAAGTGGCAGTGAAAGAGCTTGGCACCTTTAACAGACTTCCAGAAGTGGATCATAGTGTATGCCCTTAGAATTCTGGGCAAAGCACTGCCATCCTCTAGATAACTACTCTAATTTAGAGAAACAACCATTGGCCTGCTAGTGAGCCTTAGGAGAAAAAGAATGTTTAACCACGGCCACCAATTTTCTGTGATACCAGAGCTGCCCTTGGTAAGCTGAGTAATATCCCTGTCATTCTCCATGCAGTTGGGTATGCACAGAAGCATTTCTTCATCAAATGAAATTAGTATATATAAACCTGATCAAGCAGGAACAAGCAGGGCACAAGTAAGTTACTAAAGCAGTGGTCCAAACTCTATTTGCCTTCTATTTGCCTGCTGCGGTGGCTTCTGTCTCCCAGCCTGGGCCTGTGTCCTTGTGATTGTTTGACCGAGAAGACCAAGGCCTGATTTACAGATGGTTCTGAATGGTATGCAGGCACCATCATAAAGTGGACAGCTGATGCACTGCAGCTCCTCTCTGTGACATTACAGTGGACAGTAGGGAAGGAAGAACTTTCCAGTGAGCAAGTCTTTGACCATTGCACCTGGTTGTACACTTTCTTTGGGAGGAGAAATGGACAGTTGTGTGATTGTGTTAGGGGAAGAacactgattgaaactgcccaccctggccaggcactatCGTAACTATTctcatgagttgttttatgacagaagatcctggtaaggaatacggaactaataagccaccaccaactggaagagttcgggaaaggtcgaaaggagacaccgcgtgtccgtccacttcccagaatccctgttgctagcatccatcttggctgagcgatgcgtgtgccaccaggaaagactctgaattagaatgattggctcgggaccacccagaaactaatcccaccaccataaaacccaagactgcgagccatgcagcagagcagttctcctgggttcccttaccctcctgctctccacccgggcgccctttcccaataaaatgtcttgctttgtcagcacacgtgtctcctcagacaattcatttctgagtgttagacaagagcccagtttcaggccctggaagggatcccccttcctgcaacaattatatgccaatgcATTGATTGTGGCCAGTGGTTTGGTGGAATATTCATAGACTTTGAAGGAATATGATAGGAAATCAATGATAAAGAGATCTGTAGAAGAGTTATGTT
Protein-coding regions in this window:
- the LOC110144053 gene encoding olfactory receptor 5H2-like; translation: MERKNATELTEFVLTGLTYQPEWQIPLSVLFLVIYIFTIMGNLGLIAIIWNDPHLHTPMYLFLGSLACVDTWLSSTVVPKMLVNIFTKNKRISFSECIVQFFSFGVSATTECLLLATMSYDRYVAICNPLLYPVIMTNRLCMRMLISSLIGGLLHALLHTCFLFRLTFCNSNIIHQFYCDIMPLFKISCTDPSINVLVIFIFSGSIQVFTILIILVSYTLVLFTILRKKSAQGIRKAFSTCGAHLLSVSLYYGALLFMYVLPGSTRADDQDMMDSLFYTVIIPFLNPIIYSLRNKKVINSLMKMLKRNI